The Aedes aegypti strain LVP_AGWG chromosome 3, AaegL5.0 Primary Assembly, whole genome shotgun sequence genome contains a region encoding:
- the LOC5574136 gene encoding alpha-tocopherol transfer protein-like gives MTTLSHPYKDCPGPKEVPTEYVKDVEILYEWIKQQPRFPAFTKNHAHLFLHACLWNLEDAKKALYKYAHIHATSPDIFDNRDVLSTGVQLVLNMTHMVSLPKLTPEGYRLLCYRLSDTDPSRMNFGEAVKTFCMFNDVQISKDGPIEGYIVIFDMKGVRLGHLARVQFGPLRTFMSYIQDAHPVRLKKIYIVHTASFINQVMALVKPLIKSELLGLLQFSTSGPIDILGADLLPKDYGGPFPDLATLHTEQKKEIESNYREWLIDTAALKEAPKDNKGNSIKPPTKAFRGLEID, from the exons ATGACAACCTTATCACATCCCTATAAAGACTGTCCGGGACCGAAGGAGGTGCCCACTGAATACGTTAAAGACGTGGAAATATTATATGAATG GATCAAACAGCAACCCCGGTTTCCAGCGTTCACGAAAAACCACGCTCATCTCTTTCTGCATGCGTGCCTGTGGAATTTGGAGGATGCGAAAAAGGCACTGTATAAGTACGCCCACATCCACGCGACGTCGCCGGATATTTTCGACAATCGGGATGTGCTCTCGACTGGGGTGCAGTTAGTGCTGAACATGAC CCACATGGTTTCACTACCAAAGCTGACACCGGAAGGATATCGATTACTGTGTTACCGTTTGTCTGACACGGATCCATCGAGGATGAACTTTGGCGAGGCAGTAAAGACATTCTGCATGTTTAACGATGTCCAGATTAGCAAGGACGGTCCCATCGAGGGATATATTGTTATTTTCGACATGAAAGGCGTCCGGTTGGGTCATCTGGCGCGGGTACAATTCGGTCCACTGAGGACATTCATGAGTTACATTCAGGATGCACATCCCGTTcgactgaaaaaaatctacatcGTCCACACGGCTTCATTCATCAACCAGGTGATGGCTCTGGTGAAACCGCTGATTAAATCGGAACTGCTCGGATTGCTACAGTTTTCCACATCCGGGCCCATTGACATACTGGGAGCTGATCTGTTGCCAAAG GACTATGGCGGCCCATTTCCAGATTTGGCAACGCTGCACACGGAACAGAAGAAAGAAATTGAATCCAACTACCGTGAGTGGTTGATAGATACAGCTGCGTTAAAGGAGGCTCCCAAGGATAACAAGGGCAACTCGATAAAACCACCGACCAAGGCATTCCGCGGATTGGAGATTGACTAA